The Candidatus Nitrosymbiomonas proteolyticus genome has a segment encoding these proteins:
- a CDS encoding 2-dehydro-3-deoxyphosphooctonate aldolase has product MKTFRLNDFEVGGQSLCVIAGPCLAESDDLCLRVAEEIVRHCADLGFPFIFKASFDKANRSSVATGRGDGLAAGLRRLEKVKKAFGVPVTTDIHWPEQAREVAEGVDLLQIPAFLCRQSDLLQAAAETGRPVNVKKGQFLAPWDAKNIVDKLDHFGASGVLLTERGTSFGYNMLVVDMPGLEVMRGMGVPVCFDATHSAQRPGASGQETGGVRESIPAMARAAVAVGIDAIFLEVHPDPSTALSDRATQWPLDQIRPLLEQIAAVDRAVRAL; this is encoded by the coding sequence GTGAAGACCTTTCGCCTCAACGACTTCGAAGTCGGGGGCCAGAGTCTTTGCGTGATCGCGGGGCCCTGCCTTGCTGAATCGGACGACCTGTGTTTGCGGGTCGCCGAGGAAATAGTCCGCCATTGCGCCGACCTAGGCTTTCCCTTCATCTTCAAGGCCTCGTTCGACAAAGCCAACCGCTCGTCGGTCGCGACGGGTCGGGGAGATGGCCTTGCTGCGGGTTTGAGGCGTCTGGAGAAGGTAAAGAAGGCGTTCGGCGTGCCGGTCACGACCGACATCCATTGGCCCGAACAGGCGCGCGAGGTCGCTGAAGGGGTGGACTTGTTGCAGATTCCGGCGTTTCTGTGCAGGCAGTCCGACCTCCTTCAGGCCGCCGCCGAGACCGGGCGGCCGGTCAACGTCAAGAAGGGGCAGTTCCTCGCCCCTTGGGACGCCAAGAACATCGTGGACAAGCTCGACCACTTCGGAGCGTCAGGCGTCCTTCTCACCGAGCGCGGCACGTCGTTTGGGTACAACATGCTGGTCGTGGACATGCCTGGCCTGGAAGTAATGAGGGGGATGGGGGTTCCGGTTTGCTTCGATGCGACCCACTCCGCACAGCGCCCCGGAGCCTCAGGCCAGGAGACCGGCGGGGTGCGGGAGTCGATTCCGGCGATGGCTCGCGCCGCAGTGGCCGTGGGAATCGATGCGATCTTCCTCGAAGTTCATCCCGATCCGTCGACGGCGCTTTCGGATAGGGCAACTCAGTGGCCGCTGGACCAGATTCGACCCTTGCTCGAACAAATCGCGGCCGTGGACCGTGCAGTCAGAGCCTTGTGA
- a CDS encoding acetyl xylan esterase, whose product MRLFEPYVPDDFEAFWDEAIQEAAAEPLDFHRSFQSDLQHPTHHVERIAFRGMFGQSVSGWFAFPPGVRRCPSFLWLAPYGRESVLPNGFGTRQGMASLSFNFHGHDAFHREEYKVSRGYFAEGAEEPRTWVFRRMIQNAYLAAKVFQAQPEVDEDRIAAAGMSQGGGMSIWLGALCPIVKVVCADMPFLSAIRHTLSKPVHRYPLKELLDFAEGIPLGKERILHTLSYYDTVNMATFCRVPTQVSMGLKDPSVRPECVRATFDALPGPKNLIRYEIGHDWHPAMVPNNREWMLQNLK is encoded by the coding sequence ATGAGGCTTTTCGAACCCTACGTTCCGGACGACTTCGAGGCGTTCTGGGACGAAGCGATCCAAGAAGCAGCGGCCGAGCCGTTGGACTTTCATCGCTCGTTCCAGTCGGACTTGCAGCACCCCACGCACCACGTCGAGCGGATCGCCTTTCGAGGGATGTTTGGCCAAAGCGTGTCGGGGTGGTTTGCGTTTCCCCCAGGAGTTCGCAGGTGCCCTTCCTTTTTGTGGCTCGCGCCGTACGGCCGGGAGTCGGTGCTGCCCAACGGATTCGGAACCCGGCAAGGAATGGCCAGCCTCAGCTTCAACTTCCACGGCCACGACGCCTTTCACCGGGAGGAGTACAAGGTGTCGCGGGGCTACTTCGCCGAAGGGGCCGAAGAGCCCAGAACCTGGGTTTTCAGGCGGATGATTCAGAACGCTTACCTCGCTGCCAAGGTGTTCCAGGCGCAGCCTGAAGTCGACGAAGACCGAATCGCTGCGGCGGGAATGAGCCAAGGTGGCGGGATGAGCATCTGGCTCGGGGCGCTGTGCCCGATCGTGAAGGTCGTCTGCGCCGATATGCCGTTCCTTTCGGCGATCCGTCATACACTCTCCAAGCCGGTCCATCGTTACCCACTGAAGGAGCTTCTCGACTTCGCCGAAGGGATTCCGCTCGGTAAGGAGCGAATCCTTCACACGCTTTCCTACTACGACACGGTGAATATGGCCACGTTTTGCCGCGTGCCGACGCAGGTGTCTATGGGCCTGAAGGACCCTTCCGTTCGTCCTGAGTGCGTGAGGGCCACCTTCGACGCCTTGCCTGGACCCAAGAACCTCATCCGATATGAGATTGGCCACGATTGGCATCCCGCAATGGTCCCCAACAACCGGGAATGGATGCTGCAGAACCTCAAGTAG
- a CDS encoding FeS-binding protein codes for MVAKVDVTLVAANSAARQPWIWRLARDFNVVVNVKRASIDEDRAWALVELDGPIEEIQRAIAWLMTTGLHVESHERALGA; via the coding sequence ATGGTTGCCAAAGTCGATGTCACCCTCGTCGCCGCCAATTCGGCGGCACGCCAGCCCTGGATTTGGCGGCTGGCCCGAGATTTCAACGTTGTCGTCAATGTTAAGCGGGCCAGCATCGACGAGGACCGCGCTTGGGCGCTGGTCGAACTCGATGGGCCGATTGAAGAGATTCAACGGGCGATCGCTTGGCTAATGACCACTGGCCTGCACGTCGAATCACACGAGCGCGCACTCGGCGCATGA